In the Sarcophilus harrisii chromosome 1, mSarHar1.11, whole genome shotgun sequence genome, one interval contains:
- the CHCHD4 gene encoding LOW QUALITY PROTEIN: mitochondrial intermembrane space import and assembly protein 40 (The sequence of the model RefSeq protein was modified relative to this genomic sequence to represent the inferred CDS: deleted 1 base in 1 codon) — MPLSPGRMKAPEAAGRIRNWPDERPELHQPGQLSPFSRAAKARRQENKAGLAATKLPPTATERAYRACAPRGFLGNVVFYVGGGGSRAPPPGPSACFGLRPPGTCSFLGLEELGRVGRWAPGEPAGRRGRPDWCAAGQALGRGAEPGERSRRLVATARPQRRAWRAGRSHGSRGSSAMSYCRQEGKDQIIFVTKEDHETPSNAELVADDPNDPYEDHGLILPNGDINWNCPCLGGMASGPCGEQFKSAFSCFHYSTEEVKGSDCVDQFRAMQECMQKYPDLYPQEEDEEEKASEGVEEATAETAAAATAETAAATTAETAAATTAETAAATTAAEAALTKEEGSS; from the exons ATGCCTCTGTCTCCAGGCAGGATGAAGGCGCCGGAGGCCGCCGGGCGGATCCGCAATTGGCCGGACGAGCGGCCGGAGCTCCACCAGCCGGGACAACTCAGCCCTTTCTCCCGAGCCGCGAAAGCGCGCAGACAAGAGAACAAGGCTGGGCTTGCTGCTACAAAGTTACCACCCACGGCAACCGAACGAGCTTACCGCGCCTGCGCGCCGCGAGGTTTCCTGGGAAACGTAGTCTTCTATGTTGGGGGCGGGGGCTCGCGGGCGCCTCCGCCCGGCCCTTCCGCCTGCTTCGGCCTACGTCCTCCTGGGACATGTAGTTTCCTGGGGCTAGAGGAGCTCGGGAGG GTAGGCCGCTGGGCGCCCGGCGAGCCGGCGGGACGGAGGGGGCGGCCAGACTGGTGCGCCGCGGGGCAGGCCCTGGGAAGGGGGGCGGAGCCCGGAGAGAGATCCCGGCGCCTGGTGGCCACCGCGAGGCCGCAGCGACGAGCGTGGAGAGCGGGTCGGAGCCACGGGAGCCGCGGGTCCTCAGCCATGTCCTACTGCCGGCAGGAAG GAAAGGACCAGATtatatttgtgaccaaagaagaccaTGAGACGCCCAGCAACGCGGAGCTGGTAGCCGATGACCCCAACGACCCCTATGAAGACCATG GTTTGATACTGCCCAACGGAGACATTAATTGGAACTGCCCGTGTCTTGGGGGAATGGCCAGTGGTCCCTGTGGAGAACAGTTCAAGTCGGCCTTTTCCTGTTTCCATTACAGCACGGAGGAAGTCAAGGGTTCAGACTGTGTGGACCAGTTCCGGGCCATGCAAGAATGCATGCAGAAGTACCCAGACCTCTATCCCcaggaggaggatgaagaagagaaagcgAGCGAGGGCGTGGAGGAGGCCACAGCAGAGACCGCAGCAGCGGCCACGGCGGAGACCGCGGCAGCGACCACGGCGGAGACCGCGGCAGCGACCACGGCGGAGACCGCGGCAGCGACCACGGCGGCCGAGGCAGCTCTGACCAAAGAGGAGGGGTCCAGCTAA